A window of Candidatus Paceibacterota bacterium genomic DNA:
CGTAAAGAAGGTGAAATTCGTGTATAACCGTATTCAGGATCAGAAGCGTGATCTTAATCATGCGCTGACACTTCGCCAGTCTATCGATGATAGCGTGGCAAAGGCTGAGGCGGTGCGTCCTGTAGCTGTATCTTCGTTTGCTGCGAAGATATTCAGCCCGATGAGGGTAGCTGAGGCGTCAACGAGCAACTAACATTTACACCCGAAAGGGTGTTTTTGTTTTCTGTGGACGAGTTGGGGTGGCGCACAATGTAGCATGTTATACTCACCCTATGCTTGATGTTTCACTATTTTCCGCATTTTTCGCTGGTCTACTGACTTTCCTTGCGCCTTGTACTCTTCCTCTTGTGCCTGCCTACTTAGCGTTTCTTGCGAGCGAGACAGGTAAACTCGATGAAAAGAAGATTTTTCAACGCGCGCTTGCGTTCATGGTCGGTTTTTCATCGGTCATCGTATTACTCGGTGTGTTTGTCAATCAGCTTGGTCGGTATATCGCAGCGTATAGAGGAGAGCTCATTATGTTCGGAGGTCTTCTTTTTGTCCTCTTCGGCCTTACATTGCTCGGCGTCATTAAAATCCCTGTACGAAGTGCAGGTATGCCGGCTTTCCTGAAGCCAACAAGCAACTTCGCTGTTGGACTCCTCGGAGTGGTGTTTGCATTCGGCTGGAGTCCATGTGTTGGTCCTATTCTTGGGAGTATCTATGTATTGGCCGCTCAGGCAGATACTGTGGTTCGCGGCACATTACTCCTTGTGCTTTATGCTGTCGGTCATAGTTTGCCTTTTATCCTCCTTGCTTACTTCTATGAACGATCCTTTAAGGTGGTGTCTGTACTCTCTCGCTATTCTGAAAAGATTAGTCGCGGAGCAGGAATCATACTCGTCATCATCGGACTCTTCATGCTTGTCGGACAATATGGCTTTCTGCTTTCTATTTTCGGAAAGTTCGTTGACGGTGATTGGCAGGAGAAATTGCTAAACTATCTTTAAAATAGCCCATCTTGGGCTGTTTTAATTGTGTTATAATTGTAGACATGTTACGAAGCATTCGTTTCCTTTTGGTCTCTATGCTGCTGCTACCGAGTCTTGCGGCTGCAGCTACAAGTTCTGTGGGTATTCCTACGGGGGGTATTTGGTTCTCGAAGGAGCCGTTCTTTGTTGGCGATCAGATATTAGTGAACACACTTGTCTTCAATGCTACCGATGGAGTCGTGCGTGGAACGCTTGAACTTCTCGATGGATTAACTATCCTGCAGCAAAAAGATGTCGCCGTTGACGCAGGTGACTCTAAAATCGTATCATTTCCCGTACAAGTAACGAGGGGTAGGCATGCCTTTCATATACGTATTGCAGGTGGTGACGTGACCGGAAAGGGAGGAATAACGATTCCTGTGAAAACTTCGGGCGACTATGTGGGCCAGACAAGTGAGCTGAAGCGTGAGGCAGCTATAAGTCCTGAACTTCCTGTTGTTGATGTTCCAAAGTCTACGTCGTCTGTAGCTGTTGCAACGACTTCTGCTTTTACAAGCAAGGATGCGCAGGGCGTAGCAGATGTAGTGGAAAAAGTACTTCCTGCGAAAGTGGTGGAGCCCGTGGTGAATTTTGCCGTACCAATTATTGGCGCAACTGAATCCTTCCGAGTAGGACAGGCGAATTCGAATACCGAGAGAATCAATAGTACTGTTGGTGACCTTGCAAAGGACATTGGGGTTGCAAAAGTATTAGGTATCACTACTGAGGCTACAAGTACTGGAAGGGTTGCCACCTCAACGCTACTTTCGAAGTTTACAGGGTGGTCAGTATTTAGAGAGGGAATAACAAGCAATAACTTCATAAAGTCACCATTTGGGTATGTGAAATTGTTCCTCTATTTGCTCTATCATGCAGTGGTAAGTGCGGCATGGTTTTTCTATGGCCTCTCTGCGTTCATTCTCTTTAAACTGTTTTTGTATGTAAAGAGACTTATCTTTCCCGTAGCAAGCTAGGAAAACAAGCACGGTACGTGCTTGTTTTTTTATTTCCTAGCGTAAAAGTCACCAATGTTGACGTTGAGCTACTATTTATGTTGCAAACTGTTTGCATGGCCATGTTGTGCTAGTATAAATTACATTACTGAAAGTACGAACCATAATCATGGATAAAAAGACACAAATCATGGTGGTAACGGGAACAGTCGTTCTCGTGGCTATCTTGCTCAGCATTGCTGTTTGGAGCAGCAAGCGTGGCACAACAACAGAGGAAGTAGCAACATCTACTGCCACTACAACAACGCTTACTCAGGCAGAAGTCGCAGGTACGACCGGACTTCCTCTTGCATCGGCTATCGCGAAGAATGAGACTGCAGGTCTCGCTGCTGCAGATCAGGTGACTGGTGAATTTGTTGCAGTCACAAACCTCAATATTACTTCGGATACTTGGGTTACTGTTTACGACAGCGTAAACGGACAGCCAGGGCGTGTCATGGGAGCATGGCTTGAGCGTGTAGAATCTGCTACACCAAAAACAATTGTTCCACTGCTCTCACGCAAGACTGAGGCAGGAAAGACCTACTTTGTTGCGCTTATCCGTGACGATGGGGATAGGGAGTTTGATCTTTCTAAAGACCGTCCATCAGCAGATGCTCCGGTTGTATCATTTGTCGCAAAGTAGCATTTTAAAAGAAAAGCACCCAAAGGTGCTTTTCTTTTTACATCAATATGTGTTTCTGTCGAAGAATAAAAACGCACCCGTGTGGGGTGCGTGCGTGGAGTCAGTCTTCCGAGTCCATGGCGTCATGAGTGAGGCACCAGAGCGTAATGAAGCCGAGTGTTGAGATGATGAGATGTATCGCGACAAGAACGGTCATCCATGCTTCGCCGTTTACCCACTTGGTCAGTTCAGGCTTGAATGTGAAAGCGAGAAAGCCAAACGCAACGAAAATGCAATGGAAGTTGAACGTATGGATGGAGAAGTCAACACCATCACCCCAAGTCCAAATGTTCATGATGAGGCCAATGATGGCGCAGATGAATGAGACCCAGTACAGTGCGATTGAATTGAGATGAATTTCAACAGCCATGTAGCGTAGCATGTAGATGACGCCGATCGTCGGAAGGAGGGTGCAAAAGAAACTCGAAAGGATCATTTTGGTTTTCACAAAACCCCCGAAAGTTTTCTACACTAGGTTTACCACGAACACAAAGTTTAGCAAGTAGGGTGCTTGCATAGGCCTGTAAAACCCGTATGCTATACTTTTCTTATGTCATTTTCACTTCGACCAGAATGGAAACCCGCAGGGGATCAGCCGAAAGCCATAGAGGCGCTTGTGGCTAATTTTGAGCAAGGCGCAAAAAATCAGACGCTTTTGGGTGTTACTGGATCGGGAAAGACATTCACTGCTGCAAATGTGATCGCGAAGATAGGAAAGCCGACACTCGTCATTGCACACAATAAGACTTTGGCTGCGCAGTTAGCACAGGAGTATCGCACGTTCTTTCCGGATAATGCCGTACATTACTTCGTGTCATATTACGATTACTATCAGCCGGAAGCATATATTCCAACAACGGATACTTACATCGAGAAGGATGCTGCAATTAACGCAGAGATTGAGCGTTTGCGTCATGCTTCGACACAAGCTCTTCTTTCTCGGGATGATGTGATTATTGTTGCTTCTGTTTCCTGCATCTATGGTCTTGGCTCACCTGAGGAGTATAAAAAAGTGCATATCGAACTCAAGAAAGGTATGACTCTCTCGCGTAATGAGCTTATACGAAGGCTCGTAGCCGTGTATTTCAAGCGCACTACCGCCGATCTCGCTCCTGGAACATTCCGTTCGATTGGAAATCAGATCGAGATCATGCCCACCTCAGAACTTATGATCTATGAGGTTACGTTTGCAGGCGCGCAGATAGATCGTATCATGCAGATTGATCCGATGAGTAGGGCAGAAGTCAAGGAGCACCAAGCATTTTATCTGTTCCCAGCAAAACACTTCGTTACTCCAGAGGATGAACGCTTGCGAGCGGTTGCGGATATTCGTGCGGAGCTCGACGAGCAACTTGCGCTTTTTGCGAAAGAGGGGAAGATCCTTGAAGCAGAACGACTACGCAGGCGCACGAACTATGATCTAGCGATGATAGCAGA
This region includes:
- a CDS encoding cytochrome c biogenesis CcdA family protein, encoding MLDVSLFSAFFAGLLTFLAPCTLPLVPAYLAFLASETGKLDEKKIFQRALAFMVGFSSVIVLLGVFVNQLGRYIAAYRGELIMFGGLLFVLFGLTLLGVIKIPVRSAGMPAFLKPTSNFAVGLLGVVFAFGWSPCVGPILGSIYVLAAQADTVVRGTLLLVLYAVGHSLPFILLAYFYERSFKVVSVLSRYSEKISRGAGIILVIIGLFMLVGQYGFLLSIFGKFVDGDWQEKLLNYL